A portion of the Drosophila sechellia strain sech25 chromosome 2R, ASM438219v1, whole genome shotgun sequence genome contains these proteins:
- the LOC6609732 gene encoding maternal effect protein staufen isoform X1, producing the protein MQHNVHAARPAPHIRAAHHHSHSHSHAHMHLHPGMEQHLGPSLQQQQQPPPPPQQPPHRDHLHPRLNHHHIHAQQQQQQQTSSNQAAAVAAAGAAYHHANINSNSSSNITSNSNQMQKIRQQHQHLNSSNGLLGNQPPGPPPQAFNPLAGNPAALAYNQLPPHPPHHMAAHLGSYAAPPPHYYMSQAKPAKYNHYGSNANSNSGSNNSNYATKAILQNAYRNQKVVVPQVVQEVTPMPEPPVTTTNATTKNTSNNSTVQASEPVTQEDTSQEPETRQEPASADDDGSREHIDATGALSNEDTSSSGRGGKDKTPMCLVNELARYNKITHQYRLTGERGPAHCKTFTVTLMLGDEEYSADGFKIKKAQHLAASKAIEETMYKHPPPKIRRSEEGGPMRTHITPTVELNALAMKLGQRTFYLLDPTQIPPTDSIVPPEFAGGHLLSAPGPGMPQPPPPPAYALRQRLGNGFVPIPSQPMHPHFFHGPGQRPFPPKFPSRFGLPPPLGAHVHHGPNGPFPSVPTPPSKITLFVGKQKFVGIGRTLQQAKHDAAARALQVLKTQAISASEEALEDSMDEGDKKSPISQVHEIGIKRNMTVHFKVLREEGPAHMKNFITACIVGSIVTEGEGNGKKVSKKRAAEKMLVELQKLPPLTPTKQTPLKRIKVKTPGKSGAAAREGSVVSGTDGPTQTGKPERRKRLNPPKDKLIDMDDADNPITKLIQLQQTRKEKEPIFELIAKNGNETARRREFVMEVSASGSTARGTGNSKKLAKRNAAQALFELLEAVQITPTNETQSSEECSTSATMSAVTAPAVEATAEGEVPMVATPVGPMPGILILRQNKKPAKKRDQVVIVKSNVESKEEEANKEVAVAAEENSNNSANSGDSSNSSSGDSQATEVASESALNTSTGSNTSGVSSNSSNLGGNTEGNNHAESKNNNGNTSSNAESSSNSTSNTQSAGVHMKEQLLYLSKLLDFEVNFSDYPKGNHNEFLTIVTLSTHPPQICHGVGKSSEESQNDAASNALKILSKLGLNNAMK; encoded by the exons TCTGAATCATCACCATATTCAcgctcagcagcagcagcagcagcagacgtCGTCGAACCAAGCCGCCGCTGTCGCTGCGGCTGGGGCTGCCTATCACCACGCcaacatcaacagcaacagcagcagcaacatcaccagcaacagcaaccagATGCAGAAGATCCGCCAACAGCACCAGCACTTGAATAGCAGCAACGGACTTCTTGGTAATCAGCCTCCTGGTCCGCCGCCACAGGCCTTCAATCCCTTGGCGGGCAATCCGGCAGCTCTCGCCTACAATCAGCTTCCTCCGCATCCGCCGCACCACATGGCCGCCCATCTGGGCAGCTATGCCGCTCCACCGCCTCACTATTACATGAGCCAGGCGAAGCCCGCGAAATATAACCACTATGGCAGCAATGcaaacagcaacagcggcagcaacaacagcaactatGCCACCAAGGCCATACTGCAGAATGCGTATAGGAATCAGAAGGTGGTGGTTCCACAAGTGGTGCAGGAAGTAACCCCGATGCCGGAACCGCCAGTGACCACCACTAATGCCACCACTAAaaacaccagcaacaacagcacagTCCAAGCTAGCGAGCCTGTAACCCAAGAGGATACATCTCAGGAGCCGGAGACTAGACAGGAGCCAGCTTCAGCGGACGACGATGGCAGCAGGGAGCATATCGATGCTACGGGAGCGCTGTCCAACGAGGACACGAGCAGTTCAGGACGCGGGGGCAAGGACAAGACCCCAATGTGCCTGGTCAATGAGTTGGCCAGGTACAACAAGATCACGCATCAATATCGGTTGACTGGAGAACGAGGACCTGCCCACTGCAAGACCTTCACGGTGACACTGATGCTGGGCGATGAGGAGTACTCGGCGGATGGTTTCAAGATTAAGAAAGCGCAGCACTTGGCGGCTAGTAAGGCTATCGAGGAAACCATGTACAAGCATCCGCCACCGAAGATTCGGCGCAGCGAGGAAGGCGGTCCCATGCGCACACACATTACGCCGACGGTGGAATTGAATGCCCTGGCCATGAAGTTGGGACAGCGCACCTTCTACCTTCTGGATCCCACTCAGATTCCTCCCACGGATTCCATAGTGCCGCCGGAGTTTGCCGGCGGTCATTTACTATCTGCGCCAGGTCCTGGGATGCCGCAACCACCTCCACCACCTGCTTACGCTCTGCGCCAGCGGCTTGGCAATGGATTCGTGCCCATTCCATCGCAGCCGATGCATCCGCATTTCTTTCATGGACCTGGTCAGCGACCGTTTCCTCCGAAGTTTCCATCACGCTTTGGGCTGCCACCGCCTCTCGGAGCTCATGTACATCATGGACCGAACGGCCCATTTCCATCCGTGCCTACGCCACCTAGCAAAATCACCCTGTTTGTGGGCAAGCAAAAGTTTGTTGGCATCGGACGCACACTGCAGCAAGCGAAACATGACGCTGCGGCGAGAGCGCTGCAGGTTCTCAAGACACAGGCCATATCTGCCTCTGAGGAGGCTCTCGAGGATTCGATGGACGAGGGCGACAAGAAGTCGCCCATCTCGCAGGTTCATGAGATCGGAATTAAGCGCAACATGACCGTTCATTTTAAGGTGTTGCGCGAGGAGGGGCCGGCGCACATGAAGAACTTTATAACGGCCTGCATTGTGGGATCTATTGTCACCGAAGGAGAAGGAAATGGCAAGAAAGTGTCCAAGAAGCGTGCCGCAGAAAAGATGCTCGTCGAGTTGCAAAAGCTGCCGCCCCTTACGCCCACCAAGCAGACGCCATTGAAGCGGATTAAGGTGAAGACGCCCGGAAAAAGTGGGGCAGCTGCCCGAGAAGGTTCGGTTGTGTCGGGCACCGATGGTCCTACGCAAACGGGCAAGCCGGAGAGACGTAAACGCCTCAATCCGCCAAAGGACAAGCTGATAGACATGGACGATGCGGATAATCCCATCACAAAGCTAATTCAACTGCAGCAGACGCGTAAGGAAAAGGAACCCATATTCGAGCTGATAGCCAAAAACGGCAATGAAACCGCTCGACGACGGGAGTTCGTTATGGAGGTCTCCGCCAGCGGAAGCACAGCCCGTGGAACAGGCAACAGCAAGAAGTTGGCTAAGCGAAATGCTGCGCAgg CTCTGTTTGAATTGCTAGAAGCTGTTCAAATCACACCTACCAACGAAACACAGTCATCGGAGGAATGCAGCACTTCGGCAACAATGTCCGCCGTTACAGCACCCGCAGTGGAGGCAACTGCGGAAGGCGAAGTGCCCATGGTAGCAACGCCAGTGGGTCCCATGCCAGGCATTTTAATACTGCGCCAGAACAAGAAAC CAGCAAAAAAGAGGGATCAAGTTGTAATTGTCAAATCCAACGTGGAATCCAAAGAGGAGGAGGCAAATAAGGAGGTGGCAGTTGCAGCTGAGGAGAATAGCAACAACAGTGCAAACTCAGgtgacagcagcaacagcagcagcggcgatTCGCAAGCCACTGAGGTGGCTAGTGAGAGTGCACTGAATACCTCAACCGGCAGCAATACGAGTGGTGTGAGTAGCAACAGCAGTAATCTTGGAGGCAACACGGAAGGTAACAACCATGCCGAGAGTAAAAACAACAACGGAAACACTAGCAGCAACGCGGAGAGTAGCAGCAACAGTACGAGCAACACACAAAGCGCTGGAGTGCACATGAAGGAGCAGCTCTTGTACCTTAGTAAACTTCTGGACTTTGAG GTCAACTTCTCGGACTATCCGAAAGGCAATCACAACGAGTTCCTGACCATCGTGACATTGTCCACACATCCGCCGCAGATCTGCCATGGCGTTGGCAAGAGCTCCGAGGAGTCGCAGAATGATGCTGCAAGCAATGCCTTGAAAATCCTCAGCAAACTGGGGCTCAACAATGCCATGAAATAA
- the LOC6609732 gene encoding maternal effect protein staufen isoform X2 — MQHNVHAARPAPHIRAAHHHSHSHSHAHMHLHPGMEQHLGPSLQQQQQPPPPPQQPPHRDHLHPRLNHHHIHAQQQQQQQTSSNQAAAVAAAGAAYHHANINSNSSSNITSNSNQMQKIRQQHQHLNSSNGLLGNQPPGPPPQAFNPLAGNPAALAYNQLPPHPPHHMAAHLGSYAAPPPHYYMSQAKPAKYNHYGSNANSNSGSNNSNYATKAILQNAYRNQKVVVPQVVQEVTPMPEPPVTTTNATTKNTSNNSTVQASEPVTQEDTSQEPETRQEPASADDDGSREHIDATGALSNEDTSSSGRGGKDKTPMCLVNELARYNKITHQYRLTGERGPAHCKTFTVTLMLGDEEYSADGFKIKKAQHLAASKAIEETMYKHPPPKIRRSEEGGPMRTHITPTVELNALAMKLGQRTFYLLDPTQIPPTDSIVPPEFAGGHLLSAPGPGMPQPPPPPAYALRQRLGNGFVPIPSQPMHPHFFHGPGQRPFPPKFPSRFGLPPPLGAHVHHGPNGPFPSVPTPPSKITLFVGKQKFVGIGRTLQQAKHDAAARALQVLKTQAISASEEALEDSMDEGDKKSPISQVHEIGIKRNMTVHFKVLREEGPAHMKNFITACIVGSIVTEGEGNGKKVSKKRAAEKMLVELQKLPPLTPTKQTPLKRIKVKTPGKSGAAAREGSVVSGTDGPTQTGKPERRKRLNPPKDKLIDMDDADNPITKLIQLQQTRKEKEPIFELIAKNGNETARRREFVMEVSASGSTARGTGNSKKLAKRNAAQALFELLEAVQITPTNETQSSEECSTSATMSAVTAPAVEATAEGEVPMVATPVGPMPGILILRQNKKPKKRDQVVIVKSNVESKEEEANKEVAVAAEENSNNSANSGDSSNSSSGDSQATEVASESALNTSTGSNTSGVSSNSSNLGGNTEGNNHAESKNNNGNTSSNAESSSNSTSNTQSAGVHMKEQLLYLSKLLDFEVNFSDYPKGNHNEFLTIVTLSTHPPQICHGVGKSSEESQNDAASNALKILSKLGLNNAMK, encoded by the exons TCTGAATCATCACCATATTCAcgctcagcagcagcagcagcagcagacgtCGTCGAACCAAGCCGCCGCTGTCGCTGCGGCTGGGGCTGCCTATCACCACGCcaacatcaacagcaacagcagcagcaacatcaccagcaacagcaaccagATGCAGAAGATCCGCCAACAGCACCAGCACTTGAATAGCAGCAACGGACTTCTTGGTAATCAGCCTCCTGGTCCGCCGCCACAGGCCTTCAATCCCTTGGCGGGCAATCCGGCAGCTCTCGCCTACAATCAGCTTCCTCCGCATCCGCCGCACCACATGGCCGCCCATCTGGGCAGCTATGCCGCTCCACCGCCTCACTATTACATGAGCCAGGCGAAGCCCGCGAAATATAACCACTATGGCAGCAATGcaaacagcaacagcggcagcaacaacagcaactatGCCACCAAGGCCATACTGCAGAATGCGTATAGGAATCAGAAGGTGGTGGTTCCACAAGTGGTGCAGGAAGTAACCCCGATGCCGGAACCGCCAGTGACCACCACTAATGCCACCACTAAaaacaccagcaacaacagcacagTCCAAGCTAGCGAGCCTGTAACCCAAGAGGATACATCTCAGGAGCCGGAGACTAGACAGGAGCCAGCTTCAGCGGACGACGATGGCAGCAGGGAGCATATCGATGCTACGGGAGCGCTGTCCAACGAGGACACGAGCAGTTCAGGACGCGGGGGCAAGGACAAGACCCCAATGTGCCTGGTCAATGAGTTGGCCAGGTACAACAAGATCACGCATCAATATCGGTTGACTGGAGAACGAGGACCTGCCCACTGCAAGACCTTCACGGTGACACTGATGCTGGGCGATGAGGAGTACTCGGCGGATGGTTTCAAGATTAAGAAAGCGCAGCACTTGGCGGCTAGTAAGGCTATCGAGGAAACCATGTACAAGCATCCGCCACCGAAGATTCGGCGCAGCGAGGAAGGCGGTCCCATGCGCACACACATTACGCCGACGGTGGAATTGAATGCCCTGGCCATGAAGTTGGGACAGCGCACCTTCTACCTTCTGGATCCCACTCAGATTCCTCCCACGGATTCCATAGTGCCGCCGGAGTTTGCCGGCGGTCATTTACTATCTGCGCCAGGTCCTGGGATGCCGCAACCACCTCCACCACCTGCTTACGCTCTGCGCCAGCGGCTTGGCAATGGATTCGTGCCCATTCCATCGCAGCCGATGCATCCGCATTTCTTTCATGGACCTGGTCAGCGACCGTTTCCTCCGAAGTTTCCATCACGCTTTGGGCTGCCACCGCCTCTCGGAGCTCATGTACATCATGGACCGAACGGCCCATTTCCATCCGTGCCTACGCCACCTAGCAAAATCACCCTGTTTGTGGGCAAGCAAAAGTTTGTTGGCATCGGACGCACACTGCAGCAAGCGAAACATGACGCTGCGGCGAGAGCGCTGCAGGTTCTCAAGACACAGGCCATATCTGCCTCTGAGGAGGCTCTCGAGGATTCGATGGACGAGGGCGACAAGAAGTCGCCCATCTCGCAGGTTCATGAGATCGGAATTAAGCGCAACATGACCGTTCATTTTAAGGTGTTGCGCGAGGAGGGGCCGGCGCACATGAAGAACTTTATAACGGCCTGCATTGTGGGATCTATTGTCACCGAAGGAGAAGGAAATGGCAAGAAAGTGTCCAAGAAGCGTGCCGCAGAAAAGATGCTCGTCGAGTTGCAAAAGCTGCCGCCCCTTACGCCCACCAAGCAGACGCCATTGAAGCGGATTAAGGTGAAGACGCCCGGAAAAAGTGGGGCAGCTGCCCGAGAAGGTTCGGTTGTGTCGGGCACCGATGGTCCTACGCAAACGGGCAAGCCGGAGAGACGTAAACGCCTCAATCCGCCAAAGGACAAGCTGATAGACATGGACGATGCGGATAATCCCATCACAAAGCTAATTCAACTGCAGCAGACGCGTAAGGAAAAGGAACCCATATTCGAGCTGATAGCCAAAAACGGCAATGAAACCGCTCGACGACGGGAGTTCGTTATGGAGGTCTCCGCCAGCGGAAGCACAGCCCGTGGAACAGGCAACAGCAAGAAGTTGGCTAAGCGAAATGCTGCGCAgg CTCTGTTTGAATTGCTAGAAGCTGTTCAAATCACACCTACCAACGAAACACAGTCATCGGAGGAATGCAGCACTTCGGCAACAATGTCCGCCGTTACAGCACCCGCAGTGGAGGCAACTGCGGAAGGCGAAGTGCCCATGGTAGCAACGCCAGTGGGTCCCATGCCAGGCATTTTAATACTGCGCCAGAACAAGAAAC CAAAAAAGAGGGATCAAGTTGTAATTGTCAAATCCAACGTGGAATCCAAAGAGGAGGAGGCAAATAAGGAGGTGGCAGTTGCAGCTGAGGAGAATAGCAACAACAGTGCAAACTCAGgtgacagcagcaacagcagcagcggcgatTCGCAAGCCACTGAGGTGGCTAGTGAGAGTGCACTGAATACCTCAACCGGCAGCAATACGAGTGGTGTGAGTAGCAACAGCAGTAATCTTGGAGGCAACACGGAAGGTAACAACCATGCCGAGAGTAAAAACAACAACGGAAACACTAGCAGCAACGCGGAGAGTAGCAGCAACAGTACGAGCAACACACAAAGCGCTGGAGTGCACATGAAGGAGCAGCTCTTGTACCTTAGTAAACTTCTGGACTTTGAG GTCAACTTCTCGGACTATCCGAAAGGCAATCACAACGAGTTCCTGACCATCGTGACATTGTCCACACATCCGCCGCAGATCTGCCATGGCGTTGGCAAGAGCTCCGAGGAGTCGCAGAATGATGCTGCAAGCAATGCCTTGAAAATCCTCAGCAAACTGGGGCTCAACAATGCCATGAAATAA